A stretch of Aureispira sp. CCB-E DNA encodes these proteins:
- a CDS encoding pseudouridine synthase: MTKKLEILYQDNCMVVINKPNGLLVHRSAIANDAEEFALQLLRDQIGQFVYPVHRLDRKTSGVLIFGLDKESTRLLQQEIEHQQTKKEYYAIVRGYFPEEMVVDYALKNDRGKIQEAVTEFKCLKRTELNIPFGKHSTSRYSLIAAYPKTGRMHQIRKHCNHLRHPIVGDRPHGCNKQNRLFKEKWDMITMLLHAKKIELQHPVTRQKLTIQATFPKEFLRMQEVLLLE; this comes from the coding sequence ATGACCAAAAAATTAGAAATATTATACCAAGATAATTGTATGGTTGTTATCAATAAGCCAAATGGTTTGTTGGTGCATCGCAGTGCAATAGCTAATGACGCAGAAGAGTTTGCCTTGCAATTATTACGAGATCAAATTGGGCAATTTGTCTACCCAGTACATCGTTTGGATCGAAAAACTTCAGGCGTATTAATTTTTGGTTTGGATAAGGAAAGTACTCGGCTATTGCAACAAGAAATAGAACACCAGCAAACTAAAAAAGAGTATTATGCTATTGTTCGAGGCTATTTCCCTGAAGAAATGGTGGTCGATTATGCTTTGAAAAACGATAGGGGAAAAATACAGGAGGCAGTGACAGAGTTTAAATGCTTAAAAAGGACAGAACTAAATATTCCTTTTGGCAAACATTCAACTTCTCGTTATTCACTCATTGCCGCTTATCCAAAGACAGGACGAATGCATCAAATTAGAAAACATTGCAACCATTTGAGACATCCAATTGTTGGAGATAGACCGCATGGTTGCAACAAGCAGAATCGTTTGTTTAAAGAAAAATGGGACATGATAACTATGTTGCTTCATGCCAAAAAAATAGAACTTCAGCACCCTGTAACTAGACAAAAATTGACAATCCAAGCCACGTTTCCCAAAGAGTTTTTACGGATGCAAGAGGTGTTGTTGTTGGAATAA
- a CDS encoding OsmC family protein, with product MASNQYAVKVTIGQNGLTSDIDINQHHLKADEPQSVGGNNEGPTPYELLLSSLGACTAMTLKMYASRKEWELKEVVVELSHSKDYHQDCIDCEKSSAKVDIIDRRIHITGDLDEKQIERLMKIADKCPVHKTLTSDTIIKTTLAK from the coding sequence ATGGCTTCTAATCAATACGCTGTAAAAGTAACAATCGGGCAAAATGGTCTTACATCAGATATCGACATTAACCAGCATCATCTTAAAGCAGATGAACCACAATCAGTTGGCGGAAATAACGAGGGACCTACTCCTTATGAGTTGTTGTTGTCTAGCCTTGGCGCTTGTACGGCTATGACGCTAAAAATGTATGCTTCTAGAAAAGAATGGGAATTAAAGGAAGTAGTGGTTGAGTTGAGTCATTCTAAGGATTATCACCAAGATTGCATAGATTGTGAGAAATCTTCTGCAAAAGTAGATATCATAGATCGACGCATTCATATAACAGGCGATTTGGATGAAAAACAAATCGAACGCTTGATGAAAATAGCAGACAAATGCCCTGTGCATAAAACATTAACAAGTGATACTATCATTAAAACAACATTAGCAAAATGA
- a CDS encoding MarR family winged helix-turn-helix transcriptional regulator → MKNSAFDLSTQNNDFTSKIVAGLERVSEVFRLLLWQHSKVIGLSPIQIQILMFVEYHAEDLCNVSYLAKEFNVSKPTISDAVKVLKKKELIDKHPSAIDKRAYSIVITPAGQAIIAEAKHFTTPIYKLIGALPEQEQEHLFNTLSTLILRLNKTGILEVQRMCYNCQFYTKNEGDHFCNLLNEKLLNTDIRLDCPDFTVKP, encoded by the coding sequence ATGAAAAATAGTGCATTTGATTTATCGACTCAAAACAATGACTTTACAAGTAAAATTGTAGCTGGGCTAGAACGTGTTTCTGAAGTATTCAGGCTATTGCTATGGCAACATTCTAAGGTCATTGGTCTTAGCCCCATTCAAATTCAAATTTTAATGTTTGTAGAGTATCATGCCGAAGATTTGTGTAATGTCAGTTACCTTGCCAAAGAATTTAATGTTTCCAAACCTACCATTAGCGATGCCGTAAAAGTATTAAAGAAAAAAGAGCTCATTGACAAACATCCTTCTGCGATAGATAAGAGAGCCTATTCTATAGTTATTACTCCAGCAGGTCAAGCAATTATTGCTGAAGCAAAGCATTTTACGACGCCTATTTATAAACTAATAGGAGCCTTACCAGAACAAGAGCAAGAGCACTTATTCAATACCCTTAGTACCTTGATTCTCCGTTTGAATAAAACAGGTATTTTGGAAGTGCAACGAATGTGTTACAATTGCCAATTCTATACAAAAAATGAAGGAGATCATTTTTGCAATTTATTAAATGAAAAATTACTAAACACTGACATTCGCTTGGATTGTCCCGATTTTACAGTCAAACCTTAA
- a CDS encoding DUF2024 family protein — MKVAVWDTYVKRLDGKVMHFDILVPNDLTDQEQILTFGKDYLKQKTFETVDLSSKRCNFCHIEEATQEIVQGIQTKGYTIIELENCT; from the coding sequence ATGAAAGTTGCCGTATGGGATACCTATGTCAAGCGTTTAGATGGAAAAGTAATGCATTTTGATATTTTGGTTCCGAACGATTTGACAGACCAAGAACAAATCCTAACATTTGGGAAAGATTATTTAAAACAAAAAACGTTTGAGACAGTAGATTTAAGCAGTAAAAGGTGTAACTTTTGTCATATAGAAGAAGCTACTCAAGAAATTGTACAAGGCATACAAACCAAAGGATATACAATTATTGAGTTAGAAAATTGTACCTAA
- a CDS encoding T9SS type A sorting domain-containing protein → MKQLQTIFGLLLLFLTTLSAQDFEISNVSVTKNAALQQLVFSIEVHGIAGDSVPTAIGALDGAPVLGYVFPTTLNAYDIGFDTTTGIVALALTSHPDFDDTPLWDENNDANYSNDGIVWHPHWVLLVNDTSVAGGLAVKATSLSSTLPPTNPGMPMYMDSPGFPVVQSGRTITCTVPLYRVNYQDQFNYDGVSAYMQVNTSDSTRPMLGVYEILDIASGNLGLPYSVGTHSCDTLTMNISQQTGLGLINPSTIKVYPNPASTVVNLELDHTINLGAYSVQIFTISGMLAYQTTIQQTNTTIPVSSIGASGTYTLQIIDNATGDLKDSKLIILN, encoded by the coding sequence ATGAAACAACTACAAACTATTTTTGGATTATTATTACTATTCTTAACAACACTTTCAGCACAAGATTTTGAAATTAGCAATGTGTCTGTCACAAAAAATGCGGCATTACAACAACTCGTTTTTTCAATAGAAGTGCATGGAATTGCTGGCGATTCTGTTCCCACAGCCATAGGAGCTTTGGATGGTGCGCCAGTACTTGGTTACGTTTTCCCTACCACGTTGAATGCTTATGATATAGGATTTGATACAACTACCGGAATTGTTGCTCTAGCATTAACCTCTCATCCTGATTTTGACGATACGCCACTTTGGGATGAAAACAATGATGCCAATTATTCGAATGACGGAATAGTTTGGCACCCTCATTGGGTATTATTAGTCAATGACACAAGCGTTGCAGGTGGTTTGGCGGTCAAAGCAACTTCTCTATCGAGTACTCTGCCTCCAACCAATCCAGGAATGCCGATGTATATGGATAGTCCAGGCTTCCCTGTTGTTCAATCAGGGCGTACGATTACTTGTACAGTTCCTTTGTACAGAGTAAACTACCAAGATCAATTTAATTACGATGGAGTCTCCGCATATATGCAAGTTAATACATCAGACAGCACTCGCCCGATGCTTGGTGTATACGAAATTTTGGATATTGCATCGGGCAATTTAGGACTACCTTACTCGGTTGGGACACATAGCTGTGATACCCTTACTATGAATATTTCTCAACAAACGGGCTTGGGTTTAATCAATCCTTCTACGATCAAGGTTTACCCTAACCCAGCATCAACGGTTGTAAATTTAGAATTAGACCATACAATTAATTTAGGTGCATACTCCGTTCAAATATTTACCATATCAGGCATGCTAGCCTATCAAACAACCATCCAACAAACGAATACTACAATACCAGTATCGTCTATAGGAGCTAGTGGTACCTATACACTCCAAATTATAGACAACGCAACTGGAGATCTAAAAGATTCAAAATTAATCATTTTAAACTAA
- a CDS encoding thioredoxin family protein: protein MNKSIFYHAGCPVCVSAEQEILNLIAPSNVEVIHLGESPSQITEAEKYGVQSVPALVTPNGNVLHINFGASLKYLK, encoded by the coding sequence ATGAACAAGTCTATTTTTTATCACGCAGGATGCCCTGTATGTGTTTCAGCAGAGCAAGAAATTTTAAACTTAATTGCCCCTTCCAATGTAGAAGTTATCCACTTAGGCGAAAGCCCTTCTCAAATAACGGAAGCCGAGAAATATGGCGTACAATCTGTCCCTGCACTTGTTACCCCTAATGGCAATGTTCTGCACATTAATTTTGGAGCTTCACTAAAATATCTAAAATAA
- a CDS encoding ADP-ribosylglycohydrolase family protein has protein sequence MNLQHLLIGTAIGDAFGAGVEFQDRDWIRATVDFSSFVNARASIPVPPEQITAFTKNYTAWDYTDDTEMTIGVFKALVSSENFSEQLLLQKWEEEYKKGITEKGFGRNGHGSMSWYYSGEKTIEEIRAFQKNRPNPGNAPAMRAVPLGLVSSTLINAYAAINAKATHPNIQAILASQAIARAAEYLLRKKGNAFNIIPYCLQTIAFNQGYSRYLRQVNQLPDYDLLTSEHFEILCGSQPIQAPYFLAGIKGVPSDSMYTTGCVLYLLKYAQSPFDALQKSVCLGGDVDSVASITTGILAGCLGLDSLPSFMLESVEGLPYLKQLGQQFATFF, from the coding sequence ATGAATCTTCAACATTTACTTATAGGAACGGCTATTGGAGATGCTTTTGGTGCTGGAGTAGAATTTCAAGATAGAGACTGGATTAGAGCTACCGTAGATTTTTCTTCTTTTGTCAATGCAAGGGCATCTATACCTGTCCCCCCAGAGCAAATAACAGCATTTACGAAAAACTATACTGCTTGGGATTATACCGATGACACGGAAATGACAATTGGCGTATTTAAGGCACTGGTTTCATCAGAAAATTTTTCAGAACAATTATTACTTCAAAAATGGGAAGAAGAATATAAAAAAGGGATCACCGAAAAAGGTTTTGGGAGAAATGGTCATGGTTCTATGAGTTGGTACTACTCAGGAGAAAAAACAATAGAAGAAATTCGCGCCTTTCAAAAAAATCGCCCCAATCCTGGCAATGCCCCTGCGATGAGAGCAGTTCCTCTAGGTTTAGTTTCCTCTACTTTGATCAATGCTTATGCCGCCATTAACGCCAAGGCAACTCATCCTAATATTCAAGCAATTTTAGCTAGCCAAGCTATTGCTAGAGCAGCAGAATACCTATTAAGAAAAAAAGGAAATGCTTTCAATATCATTCCTTATTGCTTGCAAACGATTGCTTTTAATCAAGGCTATTCTCGCTATTTGAGACAGGTAAATCAGCTGCCTGATTATGACTTGCTCACTTCCGAACACTTTGAAATATTATGTGGTTCGCAACCCATTCAAGCGCCCTATTTTTTAGCAGGTATCAAGGGCGTTCCTTCGGATTCAATGTATACAACTGGTTGTGTTTTGTATTTGCTTAAATATGCACAAAGCCCTTTTGATGCTCTTCAAAAATCAGTTTGCCTAGGTGGAGATGTAGACTCTGTTGCTTCTATTACAACAGGAATTTTAGCAGGCTGTCTAGGATTAGATAGTTTGCCTTCTTTCATGTTAGAATCGGTGGAAGGGCTCCCTTATTTAAAACAATTGGGACAACAATTTGCAACATTCTTTTAA
- a CDS encoding DMT family transporter, whose translation MNKGNLLRNLLELNLAMLFISTSGVLGRYINMPSPIVIELRALLACIVLFIFCQWKKASLTIQPKDRKTVFISGILLGLHWTTYFYALQLSNVAIGMLSLFTFPAITAILEPIFLKTKILAFHLVLCLLVLIGIYFLVPDFSLENSQFKAVGFGVLSAVCYAFRNLMMKSKVDTYNGSVLMVYQLLTIAILWAPFVGILDNSNLVKYLPATILLALLTTSIGHTLFLYSLKNFSTTTASIISCTQPIYGILIGLLILGEVPELRTIIGGVIIISTVLAESFRLSQIEQPTT comes from the coding sequence ATGAACAAAGGCAACCTCCTTAGAAACTTATTAGAGCTTAACTTAGCCATGCTTTTTATCAGTACATCAGGGGTATTAGGAAGGTATATCAATATGCCTAGTCCGATTGTCATAGAGCTTAGAGCACTCCTCGCCTGCATTGTGCTGTTTATTTTCTGCCAATGGAAAAAAGCTTCCCTGACCATTCAGCCCAAGGATAGAAAAACAGTTTTTATCAGTGGCATTCTGTTAGGTTTGCATTGGACGACCTATTTCTATGCCTTGCAGTTGTCAAACGTAGCAATAGGAATGCTTTCGCTATTTACTTTTCCAGCAATTACGGCCATTTTAGAGCCCATATTCTTAAAAACAAAAATTCTTGCCTTCCACCTTGTACTCTGTTTATTAGTATTGATTGGCATTTATTTTTTGGTGCCTGATTTCAGTTTGGAGAACAGTCAATTTAAAGCCGTTGGATTTGGAGTCTTATCAGCTGTCTGTTATGCCTTTCGCAATCTTATGATGAAATCTAAGGTTGATACCTACAATGGTTCTGTATTAATGGTTTACCAATTATTAACGATTGCTATATTGTGGGCTCCGTTTGTGGGAATATTAGACAATTCTAATTTGGTGAAGTATTTACCAGCCACTATTTTATTGGCTTTATTAACAACTTCTATTGGGCATACGTTATTTTTGTATAGTTTAAAAAATTTCTCTACGACTACCGCTAGTATCATTAGCTGCACTCAACCTATTTATGGTATATTAATAGGGCTCCTTATTTTGGGAGAAGTTCCCGAATTGAGAACCATTATCGGTGGAGTGATTATTATTTCAACTGTTTTGGCTGAAAGTTTTCGATTAAGTCAAATAGAACAACCAACCACTTAA
- a CDS encoding SDR family oxidoreductase has product MKKNVLITGTSTGVGLESAVLFAKNGYKVYASMRNTQKSTTLQEKIKAENLDIHILTLDVTDIQTIQKAIDTIIAEDGKIDLLVNNAGAGFGKTTEQTSEEEMQWVTDVNYLGVVRCTKAVLPIMRQQRFGHIINITSVGGLVGQPFNEFYCAAKFAVEGYTESLASYVSDAFNIKFSMVEPGGISTEFMSSAIHKTSVDGQLSSGEYLPIFERYMKGNLERASKSSLQVYQTGLEVAQVILEVANSATPPLRIRTSEWAEKFCQLKTMGDPDGTKLVNEVKSAFL; this is encoded by the coding sequence ATGAAAAAAAATGTCTTAATTACAGGAACATCTACTGGTGTTGGGCTAGAAAGTGCTGTTTTATTTGCAAAGAACGGTTACAAAGTTTATGCAAGTATGCGCAATACTCAAAAAAGCACCACATTGCAAGAAAAAATTAAAGCAGAAAACTTAGACATCCACATTTTGACGTTAGATGTAACCGATATCCAAACGATTCAAAAAGCCATTGATACCATTATTGCAGAAGATGGCAAAATTGATTTGTTAGTTAACAATGCTGGTGCTGGTTTTGGAAAGACAACAGAACAAACTAGTGAAGAAGAAATGCAATGGGTAACGGATGTCAACTACTTGGGTGTCGTTCGTTGTACCAAAGCTGTCTTGCCCATTATGCGCCAACAACGCTTTGGACATATTATCAACATTACATCGGTTGGAGGCTTGGTAGGACAACCTTTTAATGAATTTTACTGTGCAGCAAAGTTTGCCGTAGAAGGCTATACCGAAAGTCTAGCTAGTTATGTTAGTGATGCTTTTAATATTAAATTTTCTATGGTAGAACCTGGTGGAATTAGTACTGAATTTATGAGTTCTGCCATTCATAAAACGAGTGTAGATGGTCAGCTATCTAGTGGAGAGTACCTGCCTATTTTTGAACGTTATATGAAAGGAAATTTGGAAAGAGCCTCTAAAAGTTCGCTTCAAGTGTATCAAACAGGGCTTGAGGTAGCACAAGTTATTTTAGAAGTAGCCAATAGTGCCACACCACCACTCAGAATAAGAACTTCAGAATGGGCAGAAAAATTCTGCCAATTGAAGACAATGGGTGATCCAGATGGAACTAAATTAGTTAATGAAGTAAAATCTGCATTTCTGTAA
- a CDS encoding TetR/AcrR family transcriptional regulator: protein MTKKDNILNAGVQLLANNGIHATPMSAIAKSAKTGMGTIYNYFDNKEILINAIYVDIKEKEAAILAPVDVNAPIKTQFEAYYIAVVQFYIKNPAYYKFMEQLQGSPIITSESKNIGYQTIEPVVKTLQTGQQERIIKSIELEELLQFLGGSIFSFVKWYHTTTSSQKNTSLKNQLQMVWDAIKE, encoded by the coding sequence ATGACAAAAAAGGACAACATATTAAATGCGGGTGTACAGCTCTTAGCTAACAATGGGATACATGCTACTCCTATGTCTGCTATCGCCAAGTCAGCAAAGACAGGTATGGGCACTATTTATAACTACTTTGACAACAAAGAAATTTTGATCAATGCAATTTATGTAGATATAAAAGAAAAAGAAGCCGCTATCCTTGCTCCTGTAGATGTCAATGCCCCCATCAAAACCCAGTTTGAAGCCTATTACATAGCTGTTGTGCAATTCTATATTAAAAACCCTGCCTATTACAAATTCATGGAACAGCTACAAGGTTCTCCTATTATCACTTCAGAAAGTAAAAATATTGGTTACCAAACCATAGAACCAGTTGTAAAAACCTTGCAAACAGGACAACAAGAGCGAATTATTAAATCCATAGAACTAGAAGAGCTTTTACAATTTTTAGGTGGTTCCATTTTTTCTTTTGTTAAGTGGTACCATACGACTACTTCTTCTCAAAAAAATACTTCTCTCAAGAACCAACTTCAGATGGTTTGGGATGCTATAAAAGAATAA
- a CDS encoding tetratricopeptide repeat protein, whose amino-acid sequence MNPPDNTFTLGDIFYTQQEDKFNLFKLIKFDAEFNTYHVKIYAPVASLPAVEELDNLSVIAYHAPIDKNGFENPTLLYSTSIEDEDLIGYLEYIKQTGNVDEVVQYASKYYKEAYQLSNQKKHEEAIGKYSKAIELIPHFFEAIDNRAFCKMDLGRWKEAIEDFKHSLVVNPNSFLAIFSIGECYFKSSDYAQAKDYFEQAILINPEHELPRKFLAQTLEQLEA is encoded by the coding sequence ATGAATCCCCCCGATAACACATTTACCCTTGGAGATATTTTTTACACGCAACAGGAAGATAAATTCAATTTATTTAAATTGATAAAATTTGATGCTGAATTTAATACCTACCATGTCAAAATTTATGCTCCAGTCGCTAGTTTACCAGCAGTAGAAGAACTAGATAATTTGAGCGTCATTGCCTACCACGCTCCTATTGACAAAAACGGTTTTGAAAATCCGACGTTACTCTATTCTACGTCTATAGAAGATGAAGACTTGATTGGTTATTTAGAATATATTAAGCAAACTGGTAATGTCGATGAGGTTGTTCAATACGCTAGTAAGTATTATAAAGAAGCCTATCAATTGAGTAATCAAAAAAAACATGAAGAAGCGATTGGCAAATATTCTAAAGCCATCGAATTAATTCCGCATTTTTTTGAAGCAATTGACAATAGAGCCTTTTGCAAAATGGATTTAGGTCGTTGGAAGGAAGCCATTGAAGACTTTAAGCATTCTTTGGTTGTCAATCCCAATAGTTTTTTGGCTATTTTTTCTATTGGAGAATGCTATTTCAAATCCTCAGATTATGCACAAGCAAAAGATTATTTTGAACAAGCTATCCTCATCAATCCTGAGCATGAGTTACCTAGAAAATTTTTGGCTCAAACCTTAGAACAGCTAGAAGCGTAA
- a CDS encoding VWA domain-containing protein → MLHFEQPNYFYLLLCIPVLIALFVGITLHNNQLREHFGALIGLERLAPNISRIKGPLKFGILMLAMAFLVVAMANPRMGNKTQSVKREGVDIFIAMDISRSMWAEDVKPNRMERARQFAQKLVKAVRGDRVGLILFAGHPYLQMPLTTDYAAAQLFVQTASPKLDITQGTAIESAIDMVVELGRKEEQKKQRALIVITDGENHELNAVETAKEAKTNGVTTFVVGVGTESGAPIPIKDAGYAQFQLDKDGQIVQSKMNTDLIKKIALSGGGNFYKANSNPDLIIAKLVNKMAKLEKTEFEQQEFDVYESYFQIFVAIALGLLILEFFITYRKSKWFQ, encoded by the coding sequence ATGTTACATTTTGAGCAACCCAATTATTTTTATTTACTACTCTGTATTCCTGTACTCATTGCATTGTTTGTAGGCATTACGCTACACAACAATCAACTTAGAGAACACTTCGGGGCACTGATAGGATTGGAACGACTTGCTCCTAATATTTCTCGTATCAAGGGACCTCTAAAATTTGGTATCCTTATGCTTGCTATGGCATTTTTGGTGGTAGCAATGGCCAATCCAAGAATGGGTAATAAAACCCAATCCGTCAAAAGAGAAGGGGTCGATATATTTATTGCAATGGATATTTCTAGAAGTATGTGGGCAGAAGATGTCAAACCAAATCGGATGGAACGTGCTCGTCAATTTGCCCAAAAATTGGTCAAAGCAGTACGAGGAGATCGAGTTGGATTGATTCTATTTGCAGGACACCCTTACTTGCAAATGCCTCTAACAACGGATTACGCCGCCGCACAACTTTTTGTACAAACCGCTAGTCCTAAGTTAGATATCACACAAGGTACGGCTATTGAGTCTGCTATTGATATGGTGGTAGAATTGGGACGTAAAGAAGAACAAAAAAAACAACGTGCCTTGATTGTCATTACAGATGGTGAAAACCATGAGTTAAATGCCGTAGAAACTGCCAAAGAAGCCAAAACGAATGGGGTCACTACTTTTGTTGTTGGTGTTGGCACTGAATCTGGTGCACCAATTCCGATTAAAGATGCAGGCTATGCACAGTTTCAATTGGACAAAGACGGGCAAATTGTTCAAAGTAAAATGAACACAGATTTGATCAAAAAAATTGCCCTAAGTGGTGGTGGAAATTTTTACAAAGCCAATTCTAACCCAGATTTAATTATTGCCAAATTAGTCAACAAAATGGCAAAACTAGAAAAAACAGAATTTGAGCAACAAGAATTTGATGTTTATGAATCTTATTTTCAGATTTTCGTAGCGATTGCTTTAGGGCTTTTGATACTTGAATTTTTTATTACATACCGTAAAAGTAAATGGTTTCAATAA
- a CDS encoding VWA domain-containing protein — protein MSFGGIEFANPYLLGLLILVPLMAWWYYKKQDEYVADVRLSSTQGIAAAQNWKVKARPVLQGLQLLAITALIIALARPQVVLKKENVNAEGIDIMLALDVSVSMLAKDFEPDRLEASKKVAADFVEQRKHDRIGLVVFAGESFTQCPLTTDHNILQSFLSTLECGLIENGTAIGMGLANASKRLKDSDAKSKIIILLTDGENNAGYASPMQAADAAKKLGIKVYTIGVGTKGQAQVPVGQHPNGRFIYGWQQVQIDEKLLQRIAKETGGEYFRAQDMEQLKAIYSKIDLLERTKIETTTIRNYQEKYHLFVLLAICCLLIQVLLANTLFKTIVR, from the coding sequence ATGTCATTTGGAGGAATAGAATTTGCCAATCCCTATTTGTTAGGTCTATTGATCTTAGTCCCATTGATGGCTTGGTGGTATTATAAAAAGCAAGATGAGTATGTTGCCGATGTACGGCTGTCATCAACCCAAGGTATTGCTGCTGCACAAAACTGGAAAGTAAAGGCTCGCCCAGTTCTTCAAGGACTGCAATTATTGGCTATTACAGCCTTGATCATTGCCTTAGCTCGTCCGCAAGTCGTGTTAAAAAAAGAGAATGTCAATGCAGAAGGTATTGATATTATGTTGGCTTTGGATGTTTCCGTTTCGATGCTAGCAAAGGACTTTGAACCTGACCGTTTAGAGGCTTCTAAAAAAGTAGCCGCAGATTTTGTGGAACAGCGCAAGCACGATCGTATTGGTTTGGTTGTTTTTGCAGGAGAGAGTTTTACTCAATGTCCCTTAACAACAGATCATAATATTTTACAATCGTTCTTATCGACATTAGAGTGTGGTTTGATTGAAAATGGGACGGCTATCGGAATGGGATTGGCTAACGCTAGCAAACGATTAAAGGATAGTGACGCTAAATCAAAGATAATTATTCTCTTGACAGATGGAGAAAATAATGCGGGATATGCTTCTCCTATGCAGGCTGCTGATGCTGCCAAAAAATTAGGCATAAAAGTATATACCATTGGAGTCGGCACCAAGGGACAAGCTCAAGTTCCTGTTGGACAACATCCTAATGGGCGTTTTATTTATGGTTGGCAGCAAGTACAAATTGATGAAAAGCTCTTGCAACGAATTGCCAAAGAAACAGGAGGAGAATACTTTAGAGCACAAGATATGGAACAATTGAAAGCTATTTATAGTAAAATTGATTTGTTAGAGCGCACTAAAATAGAAACGACAACAATAAGAAATTATCAAGAAAAATATCATTTATTTGTATTGCTAGCCATTTGCTGCCTGTTAATTCAAGTTCTACTAGCTAATACTTTGTTTAAAACTATCGTTCGCTAA